One part of the Neisseria zalophi genome encodes these proteins:
- a CDS encoding methionine ABC transporter ATP-binding protein, with translation MIILENVSKRYQHRDKTWFTAVEPTTLEIKEGEIFGLMGYSGAGKSTLLRLINLLERPDSGKVTVGGEELTALSPAALRQARQNIGMVFQQFNLLSNRTVADNVAFPLEIAGWPIEKIKQRVAECLEIVGLENRAGHYPAQLSGGQKQRVGIARALASNPKVILADEPTSALDPATTRSVLECLEDINRRFNVTIVVVTHEMSVIRRLCNRTALLHQGKIVEVVNVENNQIHAQSEIGRELVRED, from the coding sequence ATGATTATTTTGGAAAACGTTTCCAAACGTTATCAACACCGAGACAAAACATGGTTTACCGCCGTCGAACCGACCACACTTGAAATCAAAGAGGGTGAAATATTCGGTTTAATGGGTTATTCAGGTGCCGGCAAATCCACCTTATTGCGACTCATCAACCTACTCGAACGCCCCGACAGCGGTAAAGTAACTGTAGGCGGTGAAGAGCTGACCGCTTTAAGCCCTGCCGCATTGCGTCAAGCACGACAAAATATCGGCATGGTATTCCAACAATTTAACTTACTCAGCAACCGCACCGTTGCCGATAATGTTGCTTTCCCACTGGAAATCGCAGGTTGGCCGATTGAAAAAATCAAACAACGTGTTGCCGAATGTTTGGAAATCGTCGGCCTTGAAAACCGTGCAGGGCACTACCCTGCCCAACTTTCAGGCGGCCAAAAACAACGTGTCGGCATTGCCCGCGCATTAGCTTCCAACCCGAAAGTTATTTTAGCCGATGAGCCGACTTCTGCACTCGACCCCGCCACCACCCGCAGCGTTTTAGAATGCCTGGAAGACATCAACCGACGTTTCAACGTAACCATCGTAGTCGTGACCCATGAGATGAGTGTTATCCGCCGCTTATGTAACCGTACCGCACTATTGCATCAAGGCAAAATCGTTGAAGTGGTGAATGTTGAAAACAACCAGATACACGCACAATCCGAAATTGGCCGTGAGCTAGTGAGGGAGGATTAA
- a CDS encoding type B 50S ribosomal protein L31 has product MKPNIHPENYRTVLFFDSGANEGWLIRSCTDTHGKTMEWTDGNEYPVFMLDTSSASHPIYTGKQREYNNEGRASKFNQRYKTMMNTFRKDK; this is encoded by the coding sequence ATGAAACCAAATATACACCCCGAAAACTACCGTACCGTATTGTTTTTCGACAGCGGTGCCAATGAAGGCTGGTTGATCCGTTCGTGCACCGACACACACGGCAAAACCATGGAATGGACCGATGGCAACGAATATCCTGTTTTCATGTTGGATACATCTTCTGCTTCTCATCCGATTTATACCGGTAAACAGCGTGAATACAACAACGAAGGTCGTGCAAGCAAGTTCAACCAACGCTACAAAACAATGATGAACACATTCAGAAAGGATAAATAA
- a CDS encoding thioredoxin family protein: MNAKKILFYAVMFGLLAACSRPYQEIRDLQNKLSVAETAAELSAQNTRNLENTYSDIYFELNSLTVENFKEMVAKGHTVYAYIGRPSCGDCNAFEPMLKRYIRQRKLSNKIYFINVHRLYQNKTEWEAFKMQYGLKGTPVLAKYSGGRLINKLDFEENGGIRADDLEQWLDKNNM; encoded by the coding sequence ATGAATGCTAAAAAAATATTATTTTATGCGGTAATGTTCGGATTGTTGGCTGCGTGTAGTCGTCCATATCAAGAAATTCGTGATTTACAAAATAAGCTTTCAGTTGCTGAAACCGCTGCCGAACTTTCTGCACAGAACACCCGAAATTTAGAAAATACGTATTCCGATATATATTTTGAATTAAATAGCCTGACTGTTGAAAATTTTAAAGAAATGGTGGCAAAAGGTCATACGGTTTATGCTTATATAGGCCGACCGAGTTGTGGTGACTGTAATGCTTTTGAACCTATGTTAAAGCGCTATATTCGCCAGCGCAAACTCTCTAATAAAATTTATTTTATTAACGTTCATCGCCTCTACCAAAATAAAACCGAATGGGAAGCATTTAAAATGCAATATGGGTTAAAGGGCACGCCGGTATTGGCGAAATATAGTGGTGGCAGATTGATTAATAAATTGGATTTTGAAGAAAATGGTGGTATCCGTGCGGATGATTTGGAGCAATGGTTGGATAAAAACAATATGTAA
- a CDS encoding RnfABCDGE type electron transport complex subunit B: MDLSHRLDRLLPQTQCRECGYQGCKPYAEALAEGRAAINLCAPGGETVMLEIATLLNQPPLAPAKIQEKALAWIDEETCIGCTACIRACPVDAIMGASKLMHTVISQECTGCGLCVEPCPVDCIYMQPVQTDYLPQARFLANSESMPRFAAAQHARRRYDWHQERKERDAEERHQYLAEREALAKAAQHTPSNTALSESTPKTQASFNPADLIAKAMARAQAQQNQRVVSANRETYQAQQIEEARERATYRRAQRDLKYGTQEEKEAALAYLRQYKAEQEAKAEKSSNKAV; encoded by the coding sequence ATGGATCTTTCCCACCGCTTAGACCGACTGCTACCGCAAACCCAATGCCGGGAATGCGGTTATCAAGGTTGCAAACCTTATGCCGAAGCTTTGGCAGAAGGCCGAGCCGCTATTAATCTTTGCGCGCCGGGCGGTGAAACGGTTATGTTGGAAATTGCCACCCTACTCAATCAACCTCCCCTAGCACCGGCCAAAATTCAAGAAAAAGCCCTCGCTTGGATTGATGAAGAAACCTGTATCGGCTGCACTGCCTGCATCCGCGCCTGTCCGGTTGATGCCATTATGGGCGCTTCTAAGCTCATGCATACCGTTATCAGCCAAGAATGTACCGGTTGCGGTTTATGTGTCGAACCATGTCCTGTCGACTGTATTTATATGCAACCGGTGCAAACCGATTATTTACCGCAAGCCCGGTTTTTAGCGAATAGTGAATCTATGCCGCGCTTTGCTGCCGCCCAACATGCCCGCCGCCGTTACGATTGGCATCAGGAGCGAAAAGAGCGGGATGCCGAAGAACGCCACCAATATTTAGCCGAGCGTGAAGCTTTGGCAAAAGCAGCACAACATACACCGTCCAACACGGCGCTATCAGAAAGCACACCGAAAACGCAAGCCTCATTTAATCCTGCCGACCTTATTGCCAAGGCAATGGCACGCGCACAAGCGCAACAAAATCAAAGGGTGGTTTCCGCCAATCGAGAAACCTATCAGGCACAACAAATCGAAGAAGCCCGTGAACGCGCCACCTACCGCCGTGCCCAACGTGATTTAAAATATGGAACACAAGAGGAAAAAGAAGCTGCCCTTGCCTATCTGCGCCAATATAAAGCCGAACAAGAAGCAAAAGCGGAAAAATCATCAAACAAGGCCGTCTGA
- a CDS encoding MetQ/NlpA family ABC transporter substrate-binding protein, with translation MQASTFLKKTFSISTLALLLAACGSQTETASSAASDNAASATTEKKEIVFGTTVGDFGDMVKEEIKPLLEKKGYTVKLIEFTDYVRPNLALAEGELDINVFQHKPYLDDFKKEHKLDITEVFQVPTAPLGLYPGKLKSLDDIKDGSSVSAPNDPSNFARALVMMNDLGWVKLKDGVNPLTASKHDIAENQKNIQIVELEAAQLPRSRADVDFAIVNGNYAMSSGMKLTETLFQEPSFAYVNWAAVKTADKDSQWVKDVAEAYNSDEFKTYAKERFAGYKYPAAWGEAAAQGAASEAAATASAIPAEASAAQ, from the coding sequence ATGCAAGCATCTACATTTTTAAAAAAAACATTCTCTATTAGCACATTAGCATTGCTATTAGCCGCTTGTGGCAGCCAAACCGAAACTGCTTCATCTGCCGCCTCAGATAATGCAGCTTCTGCAACTACTGAAAAAAAAGAAATCGTTTTCGGCACAACTGTCGGTGATTTCGGCGACATGGTTAAAGAAGAAATCAAACCACTTTTAGAAAAAAAAGGCTACACGGTTAAATTAATTGAATTCACCGATTATGTCCGCCCCAATTTGGCTTTGGCAGAAGGTGAGCTGGATATTAATGTATTCCAACACAAACCTTATTTGGACGACTTTAAAAAAGAACATAAATTAGATATTACCGAAGTATTCCAAGTACCGACCGCGCCTTTAGGCCTCTATCCCGGCAAATTGAAATCCTTAGACGATATTAAAGATGGCAGCAGCGTTTCTGCGCCCAATGATCCATCAAACTTTGCTCGCGCCTTAGTAATGATGAATGATTTAGGCTGGGTTAAATTAAAAGACGGCGTTAATCCGCTGACCGCATCCAAACACGATATTGCAGAGAATCAGAAAAACATTCAAATCGTAGAGCTTGAAGCGGCACAACTTCCCCGTAGCCGTGCGGATGTGGACTTTGCCATTGTCAACGGCAACTACGCCATGAGCAGCGGCATGAAGCTAACCGAAACCCTGTTCCAAGAACCGAGCTTCGCTTATGTTAACTGGGCAGCAGTAAAAACTGCCGATAAAGACAGCCAATGGGTGAAAGACGTTGCCGAAGCATATAATTCTGATGAATTTAAAACCTATGCCAAAGAACGTTTCGCCGGATACAAATATCCTGCTGCGTGGGGTGAGGCCGCCGCCCAAGGTGCTGCCAGCGAAGCTGCAGCAACCGCATCCGCTATACCTGCTGAAGCTTCTGCCGCCCAATAA
- a CDS encoding DUF2157 domain-containing protein, translated as MDIRKQHLKQAVDQQIINAKQADDLWALWQQQNEHIPQFGMTHVLYYIGGLLAIGAMSLFMTLGWETFGGAAVVLLCLIYGVAGVALTEYFRNRRLHIPAGICAVFVVVLVPLAVYGAQQALGFWPDDELVYRDYHRWIDWRWLIMELATLAGAVVMLWRYRYPFLVMPLAVTLWYMSMDIADWVFYGQDGVYDWTFKQQVSVWFGMVMILLAFWIDARNRSRLDYPFWLYLFGVITFWGGLSMMDSDSEWSKFGYFLINAAMVFGGVLIRRRVFAVFGALGMFGYFWHLADKVFKDSWLFPISLTLVGLGIVLTGVWWQKNEAVLTQKLQSKMPEAMRRFMQRKF; from the coding sequence ATGGATATTCGTAAGCAGCATTTAAAACAGGCTGTTGACCAACAGATTATCAATGCAAAGCAGGCTGATGATTTATGGGCGCTGTGGCAGCAGCAAAACGAGCATATACCGCAATTTGGTATGACCCACGTTTTATATTACATCGGCGGGCTGTTGGCTATTGGTGCCATGTCTTTATTTATGACTTTAGGTTGGGAAACGTTCGGCGGAGCAGCCGTTGTGTTGCTTTGCTTGATTTATGGCGTAGCGGGTGTTGCGCTGACTGAATATTTCCGAAACCGTCGTTTACATATTCCGGCCGGTATTTGTGCCGTATTTGTGGTGGTTTTGGTGCCGTTGGCGGTTTATGGTGCGCAGCAGGCATTGGGCTTCTGGCCGGATGATGAGTTAGTTTATCGTGATTATCATCGTTGGATTGATTGGCGTTGGTTGATAATGGAGTTGGCAACGTTGGCCGGAGCAGTTGTCATGCTTTGGCGGTATCGCTATCCGTTTTTGGTGATGCCGCTTGCGGTAACACTTTGGTATATGTCGATGGATATTGCCGACTGGGTTTTTTATGGTCAAGACGGTGTTTATGATTGGACATTTAAACAACAAGTCTCAGTTTGGTTTGGCATGGTAATGATTTTATTGGCATTTTGGATAGATGCCCGCAACCGTAGCCGGCTGGATTATCCGTTTTGGCTGTATTTGTTTGGTGTGATAACTTTCTGGGGCGGGCTCAGCATGATGGATTCTGATAGCGAGTGGAGTAAGTTCGGCTATTTTCTGATTAATGCTGCTATGGTGTTTGGCGGAGTGCTTATCCGCCGCCGTGTATTTGCCGTATTCGGAGCTTTGGGTATGTTTGGCTATTTTTGGCATTTGGCAGATAAAGTATTTAAAGACAGTTGGCTGTTCCCGATTTCATTAACTTTGGTAGGGCTGGGTATTGTGTTAACAGGGGTTTGGTGGCAGAAGAACGAAGCGGTCTTAACACAAAAATTGCAGAGTAAGATGCCGGAAGCTATGCGCCGCTTTATGCAGCGAAAGTTTTAA
- the ykgO gene encoding type B 50S ribosomal protein L36, with amino-acid sequence MQVLSSLKSAKSRHRDCQIVRRKGKVYVICKSNPRFKARQR; translated from the coding sequence ATGCAAGTACTTTCTTCTTTGAAATCGGCCAAATCACGCCATCGTGATTGCCAAATCGTACGCCGCAAAGGTAAAGTTTACGTTATTTGCAAAAGCAACCCACGCTTTAAAGCTCGTCAACGTTAA
- a CDS encoding methionine ABC transporter permease yields the protein MADLTFTLAIETISNMSGEIIQALWETFIMVGLSTTFATLFGTLLGVWLFITSSRQLYYNRSVNLFLDNLVNLMRAFPFVILMIAMIPATRAIVGSTIGPVAASLVLSVSGVFYFARLVEQNLREVPRGVIEAASSMGAKPLTIIRKVLLNEARSGMVSSITVLAIGLLSYSAAAGMIGGGGLGDLAIRYGYYRYQTEVIIFIVAILVFLVIVIQGLGNFISRKLDKR from the coding sequence ATGGCCGATTTAACTTTCACACTGGCAATTGAAACCATTAGCAATATGAGTGGTGAAATCATACAAGCATTGTGGGAAACATTTATCATGGTTGGCCTTTCCACAACATTTGCTACTCTTTTCGGCACACTTTTAGGTGTGTGGTTATTCATCACATCCAGCCGACAGCTTTACTATAACCGCTCAGTTAATTTGTTTTTGGATAATCTGGTTAACCTGATGCGTGCTTTCCCTTTCGTTATCTTGATGATTGCCATGATTCCGGCAACCCGTGCCATTGTTGGCAGCACCATCGGCCCGGTTGCTGCTTCTTTGGTATTAAGTGTTTCCGGCGTATTCTACTTCGCCCGTCTTGTAGAACAAAACTTACGCGAAGTGCCTCGTGGCGTGATTGAAGCGGCTAGCAGTATGGGGGCTAAACCATTAACCATTATTCGCAAAGTGCTGCTAAATGAAGCCCGTTCAGGTATGGTTTCCAGTATTACCGTTTTAGCAATCGGGCTGCTTTCTTATAGCGCGGCAGCAGGCATGATTGGCGGCGGCGGTTTGGGTGACTTGGCAATACGCTACGGCTATTACCGTTACCAAACTGAAGTAATTATTTTTATTGTAGCTATTTTGGTATTTTTGGTTATTGTTATTCAGGGACTAGGAAATTTTATTTCTCGCAAACTCGATAAACGTTAA
- the fabI gene encoding enoyl-ACP reductase FabI: protein MGFLQGKKILITGMISERSIAYGIAKACREQGADLAFTYVVDKLEERVRKMAADLGSELVFRCDVQNDDEIEKTFTDLGKVWDGLDGLVHSIGFAPREALDGDFLDSINREAFRIAHEVSAYSLPALAKAARPMMQGRNGAILALTYLGAVRAIPHYNVMGMAKASLEAGIRFTASCLGKEGIRCNGISAGPIKTLAASGIADFSKLLSHVASHNPIGRNITITEVGNTAAFLLSDLASGITGEITYVDGGYSINALNDPEEDQED, encoded by the coding sequence ATGGGCTTTTTGCAAGGTAAAAAAATTCTGATTACCGGCATGATTTCCGAGCGTTCTATCGCTTACGGAATTGCCAAAGCCTGCCGTGAACAAGGCGCGGATCTGGCTTTTACTTATGTTGTAGACAAATTAGAAGAGCGTGTACGCAAAATGGCGGCAGATCTCGGCTCAGAATTGGTATTCCGCTGCGATGTACAAAATGATGACGAAATAGAAAAAACCTTTACCGATTTAGGTAAAGTATGGGACGGCTTGGACGGCTTGGTACACTCTATCGGTTTCGCGCCGCGCGAGGCTTTGGATGGTGATTTTCTTGACAGCATCAACCGCGAAGCTTTCAGAATTGCCCATGAAGTTTCCGCATACAGCCTGCCGGCTTTGGCTAAAGCCGCCCGCCCCATGATGCAAGGACGCAACGGTGCCATTTTGGCGTTGACTTATCTGGGAGCCGTTCGTGCCATTCCGCATTACAATGTTATGGGCATGGCCAAAGCCAGTCTTGAAGCCGGCATCCGCTTTACCGCTTCCTGCCTGGGCAAAGAAGGTATCCGTTGCAACGGCATTTCCGCCGGCCCGATTAAAACGCTGGCCGCATCAGGTATTGCCGATTTCAGCAAACTGCTGAGTCATGTAGCCTCACACAACCCGATCGGGCGTAATATTACCATTACCGAAGTGGGTAATACTGCTGCATTCCTATTGTCTGATCTCGCTTCCGGTATTACCGGTGAAATCACTTATGTTGATGGCGGTTACAGCATTAACGCACTGAACGACCCTGAAGAAGATCAAGAAGATTAA